In Streptomyces chartreusis, the following proteins share a genomic window:
- a CDS encoding uridine kinase — protein MRLEAITWDRLGEHLAERLLDLEPADGSPWPRVAFDGAPAARPGDLAERVGEALRIRGRPSLTVGTEGFLRPASVRLEYGHRDIEAYYDGWVDTGALWREVFGPLEPGGDGRVLPDLWDPAIDRATRSPHVQLPPGGILLMHGPLLLRHWFPFDLTVHVLLSPGALRRRTPETEHWTLPAFDRYGHETDPANAADVLVRADDPRHPAWSG, from the coding sequence GTGCGACTGGAAGCGATCACCTGGGACCGGCTCGGCGAGCATCTGGCCGAGCGGCTGCTCGATCTGGAGCCGGCCGACGGCAGCCCTTGGCCGCGCGTCGCCTTCGACGGTGCCCCCGCGGCCCGTCCCGGCGACCTCGCCGAGCGGGTCGGCGAGGCGCTGCGCATACGCGGCCGCCCCTCGCTCACCGTCGGCACGGAGGGCTTCCTGCGTCCCGCCTCGGTCCGCCTGGAGTACGGCCACCGGGACATCGAGGCCTACTACGACGGCTGGGTCGACACCGGCGCCCTGTGGCGCGAGGTCTTCGGTCCCCTCGAACCCGGCGGCGACGGCCGCGTCCTGCCCGACCTGTGGGACCCGGCCATCGACCGAGCCACGCGCAGCCCTCACGTCCAACTCCCGCCCGGCGGAATCCTGTTGATGCACGGCCCCCTCCTGCTGCGCCACTGGTTCCCCTTCGACCTGACCGTCCACGTCCTCCTCTCACCCGGCGCCCTGCGCCGCCGCACCCCCGAGACCGAGCACTGGACCCTCCCCGCATTCGACCGCTACGGCCACGAGACCGACCCGGCCAACGCCGCCGACGTCCTCGTGCGCGCCGACGACCCACGGCACCCGGCGTGGAGCGGCTGA
- a CDS encoding PPOX class F420-dependent oxidoreductase, with protein sequence MTTSASDPVPFDDSVRTLLDGKNFASVATLGPDGAPQNSVVWIKREGDTVLFSSVDARQKVRNLRRDPRISVSVYDLANPYSSVEIRGVAEIVPDEAKRLPFELSHKYLGIEPPAEKDDETRVIIRVVPRKLVRFSA encoded by the coding sequence ATGACGACCTCCGCGAGTGATCCGGTCCCCTTCGACGACTCCGTCCGCACCCTGCTGGACGGCAAGAACTTCGCCAGCGTGGCCACCCTCGGCCCCGACGGTGCTCCCCAGAACTCGGTGGTCTGGATCAAACGCGAGGGCGACACCGTCCTCTTCTCCTCGGTCGACGCCCGTCAGAAGGTGCGCAACCTCCGCCGCGACCCCCGCATCAGCGTCTCCGTCTACGACCTGGCCAACCCCTACTCCTCCGTCGAGATCCGCGGCGTCGCCGAGATCGTCCCGGACGAGGCCAAGCGGCTCCCGTTCGAGCTCTCGCACAAGTACCTCGGCATCGAACCGCCCGCCGAGAAGGACGACGAGACCCGCGTGATCATCCGCGTCGTCCCGCGGAAACTCGTGCGCTTCTCGGCCTGA
- a CDS encoding CBS domain-containing protein, which produces MTTAGDIMHRGAQWIPTHETLDRAAQLMRELGVGALPISDENERLCGILTDRDIVIGCVAMGHDPSKVTAGEMAQGTPRWIDASADISDVLREMKDHQIRRLPVIEDKRLVGMISEADLARSLPEDEIGPWAESVYAMSAAPRTH; this is translated from the coding sequence ATGACCACTGCCGGAGACATCATGCACCGAGGCGCCCAGTGGATCCCGACCCACGAGACCCTGGACCGTGCCGCCCAGCTGATGCGTGAGCTGGGTGTCGGAGCCCTGCCCATCAGCGATGAGAACGAACGGCTCTGCGGCATCCTCACCGACCGCGACATCGTCATCGGCTGCGTGGCCATGGGCCACGACCCGAGCAAGGTCACCGCCGGCGAGATGGCGCAGGGCACCCCGCGCTGGATCGACGCGAGCGCCGACATCAGCGACGTGCTCCGGGAGATGAAGGATCACCAGATCCGACGGCTCCCCGTCATCGAGGACAAGCGCCTCGTCGGCATGATCAGCGAGGCCGATCTGGCCAGGAGCCTGCCGGAGGACGAGATCGGTCCATGGGCCGAGAGCGTCTATGCCATGAGCGCGGCGCCCAGGACACATTGA
- a CDS encoding magnesium and cobalt transport protein CorA, whose product MSMAGNLRKVTGLDRVGGLRKVARLARRRPRVDLSHPARSPLGSSVVNCVAYRDGARIPETGDLVDVVQRVRKRGGGFVWLGLHEPTDGEFAGIAELFDLHPLAVEDAVEAHQRPKLERYDETLFAVFKTVCYVEHEQLTATSEVVNTGEIMVFVGRDFVITVRHGRHGSLGPLREELESDPEQLAKGPAAVLHAIADHVVDDYLSVTDSVQEDIDEVETDVFAENGARADPGRIYQLKRELLELKRAVVPLSRPLEELATGPIRVVEPEIQAYFRDVSDHLLRAKEQIFAFDELLNSILQAHLAQVTVAQNEDMRKITAWAAIIAIPTMVCGVYGMNFDYMPELRWTFGYPLVIGVISVACVVLYRGFRRNGWL is encoded by the coding sequence ATGTCCATGGCAGGGAATCTGCGGAAGGTCACGGGCCTAGACCGGGTCGGCGGCCTGCGCAAGGTGGCACGGCTGGCTCGACGACGCCCCCGCGTCGACCTCAGCCACCCCGCCAGGTCCCCGCTGGGCTCCTCCGTGGTGAACTGCGTGGCCTACCGGGACGGCGCCCGGATCCCGGAGACGGGTGATCTGGTCGACGTGGTGCAGAGAGTGCGCAAGCGCGGCGGCGGATTCGTCTGGCTCGGTCTGCACGAGCCGACGGACGGGGAGTTCGCCGGCATCGCCGAACTCTTCGATCTGCACCCGCTGGCGGTCGAGGACGCGGTCGAGGCGCATCAGCGGCCGAAGCTGGAGCGCTACGACGAGACGCTGTTCGCGGTGTTCAAGACCGTCTGCTACGTCGAGCACGAGCAGCTCACTGCGACGAGCGAGGTGGTGAACACCGGCGAGATCATGGTGTTCGTCGGCAGGGACTTCGTGATCACGGTGCGGCACGGCCGGCACGGCTCGCTCGGCCCGTTGCGTGAGGAGCTGGAGTCCGATCCCGAGCAGCTCGCCAAGGGCCCGGCGGCGGTGCTGCACGCCATCGCGGACCATGTGGTCGACGACTATCTGAGCGTCACCGACTCGGTGCAGGAGGACATCGACGAGGTCGAGACGGATGTGTTCGCGGAGAACGGCGCGCGGGCCGACCCGGGGCGGATCTACCAGCTCAAGCGAGAGCTGCTGGAGCTGAAGCGGGCCGTGGTTCCGCTGAGCCGACCACTGGAGGAGCTGGCCACGGGTCCCATACGGGTGGTCGAGCCGGAGATACAGGCCTACTTCCGTGACGTCTCCGACCATCTGCTGCGCGCCAAGGAGCAGATATTCGCCTTCGACGAGTTGCTGAACTCGATCCTCCAGGCGCACTTGGCACAGGTCACCGTCGCGCAGAACGAGGACATGCGGAAGATCACCGCCTGGGCCGCGATCATCGCCATCCCGACGATGGTGTGCGGGGTCTACGGCATGAACTTCGACTACATGCCGGAACTGCGCTGGACGTTCGGTTATCCGCTGGTCATCGGCGTGATATCCGTCGCGTGCGTGGTGCTGTACCGGGGCTTCCGGCGCAACGGGTGGCTCTGA
- a CDS encoding methyltransferase, which translates to MTRNDGYLLDNRQTEAGERFDAFATLFDPTTFRHIEGFGIGAGWRCWEVGAGGTSVVSWLAKKVGPTGKIVATDIDTSQLASDARPPVEVRVHDVSADEPPGEGFDLVHARLVLVHVPDRERALRSMIESLRPGGRLLIEDADPALQPLICPDEYGPEQQLANRLRQGFRKLLADRGADLSYGRRLPRLLREAGLRQVTADAYFPITSPACAALESATVRQVRDQLVTGGIATDADIDRHLANVASGRMDLATAPLISAWGRKP; encoded by the coding sequence ATGACGCGAAACGACGGGTATCTCCTCGACAACCGGCAGACCGAGGCGGGCGAACGTTTCGACGCTTTCGCCACTCTCTTCGACCCCACGACCTTCCGGCACATCGAAGGATTCGGCATCGGAGCCGGCTGGCGCTGCTGGGAGGTCGGCGCCGGCGGCACGTCCGTGGTGTCCTGGCTGGCCAAGAAGGTCGGCCCGACCGGCAAGATCGTCGCGACCGACATCGACACCTCGCAACTCGCCTCCGACGCCCGGCCGCCTGTGGAGGTCCGCGTCCACGACGTGAGCGCCGACGAACCGCCGGGGGAGGGGTTCGACCTGGTGCACGCCCGGCTCGTCCTCGTCCATGTGCCGGACCGGGAAAGGGCGTTGCGCTCCATGATCGAGTCCCTGCGTCCCGGCGGGCGGCTCCTGATCGAGGACGCCGACCCCGCCCTCCAGCCCCTCATCTGCCCCGACGAGTACGGCCCCGAGCAACAGCTGGCCAACCGGCTGCGCCAGGGCTTCCGCAAGCTCCTCGCCGACCGCGGCGCCGACCTGTCCTACGGCCGCCGGCTCCCGCGTCTGCTCCGCGAGGCGGGGCTGCGCCAGGTGACGGCCGACGCGTACTTCCCGATCACCTCGCCCGCCTGCGCCGCCCTGGAGTCCGCCACGGTCCGCCAGGTCCGCGATCAGCTGGTGACCGGCGGCATCGCCACGGACGCGGACATCGACCGCCACCTCGCGAACGTCGCCTCCGGCAGGATGGACCTGGCCACGGCCCCACTGATCTCGGCGTGGGGACGCAAGCCGTAG
- a CDS encoding carbohydrate kinase family protein, with the protein MSGTPSGGPGALSARDGALLVVGDVVTDVIARHQGPVASGTDTAAAIRTVPGGAGANVACWAAYGGGREVRLLGRVGTDAVEWHERELTASGVRPCLVVDPQAPTGTVICLVDTGAAAERTFLTDSGASLRLEPRDWSDALLDGVAWLHLSGYLLFSAPSRALVTAAIASARARGVPVSLDPASAGFLVELGVDRFLALVEGVDVLLPSRDEACLLTGLPDAADAAAKLSRHVPMVVAKQGADGALVARSGTVTAHVPAVPATPRDTTGAGDAFTGAFLAALLTGAAPEEAAGEGCRAGAMAVERVGGRPPRVG; encoded by the coding sequence GTGAGCGGAACGCCGTCCGGTGGTCCGGGCGCCTTGAGTGCTCGGGACGGTGCCCTGCTGGTCGTCGGTGACGTGGTGACGGACGTCATCGCCCGCCACCAAGGGCCGGTGGCCTCCGGGACGGACACTGCCGCGGCCATCCGGACCGTGCCGGGCGGTGCGGGCGCCAATGTGGCCTGCTGGGCGGCATATGGGGGCGGTCGCGAGGTACGGCTGCTGGGGCGGGTGGGCACGGACGCCGTCGAGTGGCACGAGCGGGAGCTGACCGCGAGCGGGGTGCGGCCCTGCCTCGTCGTCGATCCGCAGGCGCCGACCGGGACGGTGATCTGCCTGGTCGACACAGGTGCCGCGGCCGAGCGGACGTTCCTGACCGACAGCGGCGCGTCGCTGCGGCTGGAGCCGCGCGACTGGTCGGACGCGCTCCTCGACGGTGTCGCGTGGCTGCACCTCTCGGGCTATCTGCTGTTCTCCGCACCGAGCCGCGCGCTGGTGACGGCGGCTATCGCGTCCGCACGCGCGCGTGGAGTGCCGGTGAGCCTGGATCCGGCGTCGGCCGGGTTCCTCGTGGAGCTGGGCGTCGACCGGTTCCTTGCGCTGGTGGAGGGCGTGGACGTCCTGCTGCCGAGCCGTGACGAGGCGTGCCTGCTCACTGGGTTGCCGGACGCTGCGGACGCGGCCGCCAAGTTGAGCCGCCATGTGCCGATGGTCGTCGCCAAGCAGGGCGCGGACGGCGCGCTGGTGGCGCGGTCGGGCACGGTCACCGCCCACGTCCCCGCAGTGCCGGCCACGCCGAGGGACACCACCGGAGCGGGCGACGCCTTCACCGGTGCGTTCCTCGCCGCCCTGCTCACCGGTGCCGCTCCGGAGGAGGCGGCCGGGGAAGGGTGCCGGGCGGGGGCCATGGCGGTGGAACGGGTGGGCGGGAGGCCGCCGAGGGTCGGGTGA
- a CDS encoding pseudouridine-5'-phosphate glycosidase: MVLVVSEEVREAIDARRPVVALESTIIAHGLPRPRNLQVALELEDVVRREGAVPATIAVLDGRPHVGLDKDQLERVANEDGIRKLGHRDLPLAVAAGASGATTVSATALLAALAGVRVFATGGLGGVHREWTVTQDESADLGLLARTRITVVCAGVKSILDVPATLQRLETLGVAVAGYRTDHFPGFYLSDSGHPVDWTLRSPEEAAEVMRAQDGLDEPESALIVANPVPEAEQLDPELHARVLADALHACEEQGVTGQAVTPFLLDYLVRHTDGASLSANLAAVRGNVRLAGRIAAAWAGA; this comes from the coding sequence GTGGTGCTGGTGGTGTCGGAAGAAGTACGGGAAGCGATCGACGCGCGTCGACCCGTGGTGGCCCTGGAGTCCACGATCATCGCGCACGGGCTGCCGCGCCCGCGCAATCTCCAGGTGGCGCTGGAGCTGGAGGACGTCGTACGGCGGGAGGGCGCTGTTCCGGCGACGATCGCCGTGCTGGACGGGCGCCCTCATGTCGGCCTGGACAAGGACCAGCTGGAGCGGGTCGCGAACGAGGACGGGATCCGCAAGCTGGGGCACCGGGATCTGCCGCTCGCGGTGGCCGCCGGGGCGAGCGGGGCGACCACGGTGTCGGCGACGGCACTGCTGGCGGCCCTCGCGGGCGTGCGGGTGTTCGCGACGGGCGGGCTCGGCGGTGTGCACCGGGAGTGGACGGTGACGCAGGACGAGTCGGCCGACCTGGGGCTGCTCGCGCGTACCCGGATCACGGTGGTGTGCGCCGGGGTGAAGTCGATCCTGGACGTCCCGGCGACCCTGCAACGGCTGGAGACCCTGGGTGTCGCGGTGGCCGGCTATCGCACGGACCACTTCCCCGGCTTCTACCTCTCCGACTCGGGTCACCCCGTGGACTGGACGCTGCGGTCTCCGGAGGAGGCGGCGGAGGTGATGCGCGCTCAGGACGGGCTCGACGAACCGGAGTCGGCGTTGATCGTCGCCAACCCGGTACCGGAGGCGGAGCAGTTGGATCCGGAGCTGCACGCGCGTGTGCTCGCCGACGCGCTGCACGCGTGCGAGGAGCAGGGCGTCACCGGTCAGGCGGTCACGCCGTTCCTGCTGGACTACCTGGTACGGCACACGGACGGCGCCTCGTTGAGCGCCAACCTGGCGGCGGTGCGCGGCAACGTACGGCTGGCGGGGCGGATCGCGGCGGCCTGGGCCGGGGCGTGA
- a CDS encoding VOC family protein — protein sequence MKDHIARLDHVVLWVRDPEASADFFEKAVGMEPVRLSEFSAGAVPFPSVRLNEETILDLMPLTMAERMKMLPGSAESSGHPVNHVCVALPGDEFDALRARLEEHGAPVSDIARDSFGARGKAKRSFYFRDPDGNVFEARHYD from the coding sequence ATGAAGGACCACATCGCACGTCTCGACCATGTCGTCCTCTGGGTGCGCGACCCGGAGGCGTCGGCCGACTTCTTCGAGAAGGCGGTCGGCATGGAGCCGGTCAGGCTCTCGGAGTTCTCCGCGGGGGCCGTTCCGTTCCCCTCCGTACGTCTCAACGAGGAGACCATCCTCGACCTCATGCCGCTCACCATGGCGGAGCGCATGAAGATGCTGCCGGGCTCCGCCGAGAGCTCCGGGCACCCGGTCAACCACGTCTGCGTGGCGCTGCCCGGCGACGAATTCGACGCCCTGCGCGCCCGCCTGGAGGAGCACGGCGCCCCGGTGTCGGACATCGCCCGCGACTCCTTCGGCGCCCGCGGAAAGGCCAAGCGCAGCTTCTACTTCCGCGACCCCGACGGCAACGTCTTCGAGGCCCGGCACTACGACTGA
- the fdhA gene encoding formaldehyde dehydrogenase, glutathione-independent, producing the protein MSGNRAVAYLKPGTVEVRTIDYPTLELQDGPGVARDNIGRKCRHGVILKVLASNICGSDQHMVRGRTTAPEGLVLGHEITGEVVERGPDVETIDVGDIVSVPFNIACGRCRNCKERKTGICLNVNPARPGAAYGYVDMGGWVGGQAEFAMIPYADFNLLKFPDRDQARAKLLDLTMLSDIFPTGFHGVVTSGAGVGSTVYVAGAGPVGLAAAASAHLLGAAVVIVGDLNAERLAQARSFGCETVDVSQGDVGEQIAQILGEPEVDAAVDAVGFEARGHGRNAEEAPATVLNSLMGITRAGGALGIPGLYVTADPGGIDEDAKSGTLKVRLGLGWAKSHRFTTGQCPVMQYHRGLMMAILHERVQIAKAVNATVIGIEEAPRGYAEFDQGASRKYVLNPHGALDGLRPV; encoded by the coding sequence ATGAGCGGAAACAGGGCAGTGGCGTATCTCAAGCCGGGCACGGTCGAGGTCAGGACCATCGACTATCCGACGCTCGAGCTTCAGGACGGACCGGGCGTCGCCCGCGACAACATCGGCCGCAAGTGCCGGCACGGGGTGATCCTCAAGGTCCTCGCGAGCAACATCTGTGGCAGTGACCAGCACATGGTGCGCGGCCGTACGACCGCGCCGGAAGGGCTGGTCCTCGGACACGAGATCACCGGAGAGGTCGTCGAACGGGGGCCGGACGTCGAGACCATCGACGTGGGCGACATCGTCTCCGTACCGTTCAACATCGCCTGCGGGCGGTGTCGTAACTGCAAGGAGCGCAAGACCGGCATCTGCCTGAACGTCAACCCGGCCCGGCCGGGAGCGGCGTACGGCTATGTCGACATGGGCGGCTGGGTCGGCGGGCAGGCCGAGTTCGCGATGATCCCGTACGCGGACTTCAATCTGCTGAAGTTCCCCGACCGGGACCAGGCGCGCGCGAAGCTGCTCGATCTGACGATGCTGTCGGACATCTTCCCGACCGGCTTCCACGGTGTGGTCACCTCGGGTGCGGGTGTCGGCTCGACGGTGTACGTCGCCGGGGCGGGCCCGGTCGGGCTCGCGGCGGCCGCCTCTGCGCATCTGCTGGGGGCCGCGGTCGTCATAGTCGGCGATCTGAACGCCGAGCGTCTGGCTCAGGCGCGGAGCTTCGGCTGCGAGACCGTCGACGTCTCTCAGGGCGATGTGGGCGAGCAGATCGCCCAGATCCTCGGGGAGCCCGAGGTGGACGCCGCGGTCGACGCGGTCGGCTTCGAGGCGCGGGGCCACGGGCGGAACGCCGAGGAGGCGCCCGCGACGGTCCTGAACTCGCTGATGGGCATCACGCGTGCGGGCGGTGCCCTCGGCATCCCCGGCCTGTACGTCACGGCCGACCCCGGAGGGATCGACGAGGACGCGAAGTCCGGGACGCTGAAGGTGCGGCTCGGCCTCGGCTGGGCCAAGAGCCACCGGTTCACGACCGGGCAGTGCCCGGTGATGCAGTACCACCGCGGCCTGATGATGGCGATCCTGCACGAGCGGGTGCAGATCGCCAAGGCGGTCAACGCGACCGTGATCGGCATCGAGGAAGCACCGCGGGGATACGCCGAGTTCGACCAGGGCGCCAGCCGTAAGTACGTGCTGAATCCGCACGGTGCGCTGGACGGGCTCCGGCCGGTCTGA
- a CDS encoding MFS transporter produces the protein MTAVERQVVLSVPADRLPALRRRISAVLITTQILGGLGVATGIALAAVLAKEVSGTESLSGLAPTATVAGTAVLSMPLAALMTARGRRPGLVLAYLIGAVGAAVTVVAARVGSFPLLLCGMAAFGAASSANLQARFAAADLAEPDRRARAISLVVWATTFGAVLGPNIAAPAGRSVTGLGIPATAGPFLWAAGIFLISALVVAVLLRPDPLLTARALAPADEGTPAARSLRAGMAAVAASPRARLAVVSVAVAHTAMVSVMSMTPVALAHHGAGIDLIGLVISGHIAGMYAFAPLMGRLSDRLGRLSGIGLCVGLLACAVFLAGTAGGSHGQTAVGLFVLGLGWSAGLVSGSALLTDSVPQPARAAAQGLSDLVMNASAGIGGAVAGLVVAKASYGWLNLTAACLLLPLAALALFTRGRWAKEVPAAD, from the coding sequence GTGACCGCCGTCGAGCGTCAGGTCGTCCTGTCGGTCCCGGCCGACCGGCTGCCGGCCCTGCGGCGCCGTATCTCGGCCGTGCTGATCACGACGCAGATCCTGGGCGGGCTCGGCGTCGCCACCGGCATCGCGCTCGCGGCCGTGCTGGCCAAGGAGGTCAGCGGCACCGAGTCGCTGTCCGGGCTCGCGCCCACGGCCACCGTCGCCGGCACTGCGGTGCTGTCGATGCCGTTGGCCGCGCTGATGACCGCGCGCGGCCGCCGTCCCGGGCTCGTCCTGGCGTATCTCATCGGTGCCGTGGGCGCCGCCGTCACGGTGGTCGCGGCCCGCGTCGGTAGCTTTCCGCTGCTGCTGTGCGGGATGGCCGCGTTCGGCGCGGCGTCGTCGGCGAATCTCCAGGCGCGGTTCGCGGCGGCGGATCTCGCCGAGCCGGACCGGCGGGCGCGGGCGATCTCGCTGGTCGTGTGGGCGACCACCTTCGGGGCGGTCCTCGGCCCGAACATAGCCGCGCCCGCCGGACGCAGTGTCACGGGCCTCGGGATACCGGCGACGGCGGGCCCGTTCCTGTGGGCGGCCGGGATCTTCCTGATATCGGCGCTGGTGGTGGCCGTACTGCTGCGGCCCGACCCGCTGCTGACGGCGCGTGCGCTCGCGCCCGCCGACGAGGGGACGCCCGCGGCTCGTTCGCTGCGTGCCGGAATGGCCGCCGTGGCCGCCTCGCCGCGGGCGCGGCTCGCGGTGGTGTCGGTGGCCGTGGCGCACACGGCGATGGTGTCGGTGATGTCGATGACCCCGGTCGCCCTGGCTCATCACGGCGCCGGGATCGATCTGATCGGCCTGGTCATCAGCGGGCACATCGCGGGCATGTACGCGTTCGCGCCGCTCATGGGGCGGTTGTCGGACCGGCTGGGGCGGTTGTCCGGGATCGGGCTCTGCGTGGGGCTGCTGGCGTGTGCGGTGTTCCTCGCCGGCACCGCGGGCGGCAGTCACGGGCAGACGGCCGTCGGGCTGTTCGTGCTGGGGCTCGGCTGGTCGGCGGGGCTCGTCTCCGGCTCCGCGCTGCTCACGGACTCGGTGCCGCAGCCCGCGCGGGCGGCCGCGCAGGGCCTTTCCGACCTCGTGATGAACGCGTCCGCGGGCATTGGCGGAGCGGTTGCGGGTCTCGTGGTCGCCAAGGCGAGTTACGGCTGGCTCAATCTCACGGCCGCGTGCCTGCTGCTCCCGCTGGCTGCGTTGGCGCTGTTCACGCGGGGCAGGTGGGCGAAGGAAGTTCCCGCGGCCGACTGA
- a CDS encoding methylated-DNA--[protein]-cysteine S-methyltransferase, whose amino-acid sequence MDSHGQYEQQVVWAVVGSDIGPLMLAATRDGLVSVVFHASPKVRDTMLDRLASRLGVEPVEAPDSPLLAEAIRQMEQYFAGTRRDFELPLDWSLISGFNRQVLRELATGVPFGTVVGYGDLAGRVGQPGAAQAVGVAMGANPLPVVVPCHRVVESDGGIGGFGGGLETKRKLLALEGVLPEPLF is encoded by the coding sequence ATGGACAGCCATGGGCAGTACGAGCAGCAGGTCGTGTGGGCCGTCGTCGGTTCCGACATCGGGCCGCTGATGCTGGCCGCGACCCGCGACGGCCTGGTCAGCGTCGTCTTCCACGCCTCGCCGAAGGTGCGCGACACGATGCTCGACCGGCTGGCGTCCCGGCTGGGCGTCGAACCGGTCGAGGCGCCCGACTCCCCGCTGCTGGCCGAGGCGATACGCCAGATGGAGCAGTACTTCGCGGGTACGCGACGGGACTTCGAGCTGCCGCTGGACTGGTCGTTGATCTCCGGTTTCAACCGGCAGGTTCTCCGCGAGCTGGCGACGGGTGTCCCGTTCGGCACGGTCGTGGGGTACGGCGACCTGGCCGGGCGGGTCGGGCAGCCGGGCGCGGCCCAGGCCGTGGGGGTGGCGATGGGCGCCAATCCCCTGCCGGTCGTCGTGCCCTGTCACCGGGTCGTGGAGAGTGACGGCGGCATCGGCGGGTTCGGGGGCGGTCTGGAGACCAAGCGGAAGCTGCTGGCGCTGGAGGGCGTACTGCCGGAGCCCCTGTTCTGA
- a CDS encoding glycerophosphodiester phosphodiesterase — MHARAVAATTTALLGTATLLLPAPQARAGSAQPTVIAHRGASAYAPENTLEAVDKAAELGIDWVENDVQRTKDGELVVVHDDNLKRTTDAEEVFPDRAPWKVKDFTAAEIARLDAGSWFGPAYADARVPTLKKYMDRVELHHQKLLLEIKNPELYPGIEQETLKVLDNEGWLDGPHLESRLIVQSFSADSVRTVHELKPAVKTGLLGTPAVADLDGYAAFTDQINPSYGSVSAGYVASVHAVEGAHGKPLEVFTWTVNDAGTAQLVAGYGVDGIITNTPDVVRDALPAG; from the coding sequence ATGCACGCGCGCGCTGTAGCCGCCACGACGACCGCACTCCTGGGAACCGCCACGCTGCTTCTCCCTGCCCCTCAAGCCCGGGCCGGTTCGGCCCAGCCCACGGTCATCGCCCACCGGGGAGCCTCCGCCTACGCCCCCGAGAACACGCTGGAAGCCGTCGACAAGGCCGCCGAGCTGGGCATCGACTGGGTCGAGAACGACGTCCAGCGCACCAAGGACGGCGAGCTGGTCGTCGTCCACGACGACAACCTGAAGCGGACGACGGACGCGGAGGAGGTCTTCCCCGACCGCGCGCCCTGGAAGGTGAAGGACTTCACGGCCGCCGAGATCGCCCGGCTGGACGCGGGCAGCTGGTTCGGCCCCGCGTACGCGGACGCGCGCGTGCCGACGCTGAAGAAGTACATGGACCGTGTGGAGCTGCACCATCAGAAGCTGCTGCTGGAGATCAAGAACCCTGAGCTGTACCCGGGCATCGAGCAGGAGACCCTCAAGGTGCTGGACAACGAGGGGTGGCTCGACGGGCCCCACCTCGAAAGCCGGCTGATCGTGCAGAGCTTCAGTGCCGACAGTGTGCGGACCGTCCATGAGCTGAAGCCGGCTGTGAAGACCGGTCTGCTGGGGACGCCTGCCGTGGCGGATCTGGACGGTTACGCGGCCTTCACAGATCAGATCAACCCCTCCTACGGCTCCGTCTCCGCGGGTTACGTCGCCTCCGTCCATGCTGTCGAGGGGGCGCACGGCAAGCCGCTGGAGGTCTTCACCTGGACCGTGAACGACGCGGGCACCGCACAGCTGGTCGCCGGGTACGGCGTCGACGGCATCATCACGAACACCCCCGACGTGGTGCGGGACGCCCTGCCCGCGGGCTGA
- a CDS encoding MHYT domain-containing protein produces the protein MQGTIDGFSYGLVTPLVAYLMACLGGALGLRCTTRSMLVSRSWRPGWLALGSAAIGSGIWTMHFVAMMGFTVKETPIHYDKAMTFASLAVAVVMVGVGIFIVGYRGARGAALFTGGTITGLGIASMHYLGMAGMRLDGKLEYNTFTVAVSVVIAMGAATAALWAAGQVRGLMWSVGASLVMGLAVSGMHYTGMAALDVHLHGTGAPAGGDSPAALLAPMLVGPLAFLLLAGAVVLFDPKMIMGRPAEAPVVDKPGVPAHPTVPHQVRRATLRTRRTAGTRGSRTPQNH, from the coding sequence ATGCAGGGCACGATCGACGGATTCAGCTATGGACTCGTCACACCTCTGGTGGCTTACCTCATGGCCTGTCTCGGCGGTGCGCTCGGCCTGCGCTGCACCACCAGATCGATGCTCGTCTCGCGTTCCTGGCGCCCCGGCTGGCTCGCCCTGGGATCGGCGGCCATCGGCTCCGGCATATGGACGATGCACTTCGTCGCCATGATGGGGTTCACCGTCAAGGAGACGCCGATCCACTACGACAAGGCCATGACGTTCGCGAGCCTCGCAGTCGCCGTCGTCATGGTCGGTGTCGGGATCTTCATAGTCGGTTACAGAGGCGCCAGAGGTGCGGCGCTGTTCACCGGCGGCACCATCACGGGCCTCGGAATAGCGTCGATGCACTACCTGGGCATGGCCGGCATGCGGCTCGACGGAAAGCTGGAGTACAACACGTTCACCGTGGCCGTCTCCGTCGTCATAGCCATGGGCGCCGCCACGGCCGCCCTGTGGGCCGCCGGGCAGGTCAGGGGGCTCATGTGGAGCGTCGGCGCGAGCCTCGTCATGGGCCTCGCCGTCAGCGGCATGCACTACACAGGCATGGCCGCCCTCGACGTCCACCTCCACGGCACGGGAGCACCCGCCGGCGGCGACTCGCCCGCCGCCCTGCTCGCCCCGATGCTGGTCGGCCCGCTCGCTTTCCTGCTCCTCGCGGGGGCCGTCGTACTGTTCGACCCGAAGATGATCATGGGGCGCCCGGCCGAGGCCCCCGTCGTGGACAAGCCTGGCGTCCCCGCCCACCCCACCGTCCCGCACCAGGTCCGCCGCGCCACGCTGCGCACCCGCCGCACCGCCGGAACCCGAGGCTCCAGGACCCCGCAGAACCACTGA